In Halapricum desulfuricans, a single window of DNA contains:
- a CDS encoding DEAD/DEAH box helicase, which produces MDETIDWLRDRPYYEGQIAAERTLEGREASFADVELDTRVESVLESAGIDALYRHQADAIEAVRGGDDVVLATPTASGKSLAYTVPAFERALESRRTTLYVAPQVALINDQAETLSEWARGLGFASGVTVDRYTGRLSKTEKRRVRERQPTVLLTTPDMLHYGILPHAHRLWDWFFDRLETVVLDEVHEYRGVFGSQIALVTRRLDRVARRFDSDPQYVCCSATIGNPVKHAATVTGRDADSFTLVDRSSAATGPTHWLLWNPPEYEGGGWGSGRRKSSHTEAKRLFVNLLQRGLQTVVFTTSRQVAERYATESADALRERGEHDLASGVGAYQAALRSERRRELETGLREGSIRGLWSTNALELGVDIGGLDAVVLDGYPGTRMAAFQQAGRAGRGTDPALVALVAGEDQLDQYLLAHPDALFEQDPERAIANPENEHILPKHVLAAARENWLHPGDDRYFGERFPDVVADFESAGELDRRTTAEGIRWTYAGDGSPQHEMSLRTAEDREIVLQARGRDDPIATLPFGDALRDAHPGAIYHHQGTSYEVTDLDLRHDVATLQRTYAGHYTQVLHDKEITVDRDREEKPFPTREDVTVRLADVTMHKQITGFERRDRSSGEVLGRETLDLPETSLETTALYYTLPSALTRRLETMGDFAGGIHAAEHAMISLFPFEFLCDRRDVGGLSTPIHPHTDRSTIFIYDGYPGGVGLAENGYEEIGNLASRTLEMLRACGCSDGCPACVQSPHCGNANEPLDKGVAIGLLSALVE; this is translated from the coding sequence GTGGACGAGACGATCGACTGGCTCCGCGATCGGCCCTACTACGAGGGGCAGATCGCGGCCGAACGGACGCTCGAGGGTCGCGAGGCCTCGTTCGCCGACGTCGAACTGGACACCCGAGTCGAAAGCGTTCTCGAATCGGCCGGTATCGACGCCCTCTATCGCCACCAGGCCGACGCGATCGAAGCGGTCCGGGGCGGCGACGACGTCGTGCTGGCGACGCCGACCGCCAGCGGCAAGAGTCTGGCGTACACCGTGCCTGCCTTCGAGCGCGCTCTGGAAAGCCGGCGGACGACGCTGTACGTCGCTCCGCAGGTCGCGCTGATCAACGATCAGGCCGAGACACTCTCCGAGTGGGCGCGAGGACTCGGGTTCGCCTCGGGCGTGACCGTCGACCGCTACACGGGTCGACTCTCGAAGACCGAAAAACGCAGGGTGCGCGAGCGCCAGCCGACGGTCCTGCTGACCACGCCCGACATGCTCCACTACGGGATCTTGCCTCACGCCCACCGCCTGTGGGACTGGTTTTTCGACCGCCTGGAGACGGTCGTCCTCGACGAGGTCCACGAGTACCGCGGGGTCTTCGGCAGCCAGATCGCGCTCGTCACCCGACGGCTCGATCGCGTCGCCCGTCGGTTCGACAGCGACCCCCAGTACGTCTGCTGTTCGGCGACGATCGGCAACCCCGTCAAGCACGCCGCGACCGTCACGGGCCGGGACGCCGATTCGTTCACGCTCGTCGATCGGAGCAGCGCCGCGACGGGGCCGACCCACTGGCTGCTGTGGAACCCTCCGGAGTACGAGGGCGGCGGCTGGGGCAGCGGTCGCCGCAAGTCCAGCCACACCGAGGCCAAGCGACTGTTCGTCAATCTCCTCCAGCGCGGGCTCCAGACGGTCGTGTTCACCACCTCCAGACAGGTCGCGGAGCGGTACGCGACCGAGAGCGCCGACGCGCTGCGCGAACGCGGCGAGCACGACCTGGCGAGCGGCGTCGGTGCCTATCAGGCCGCTCTCCGGAGCGAGCGACGGCGCGAACTCGAGACCGGGCTCCGGGAGGGATCGATCCGCGGGCTCTGGAGCACGAACGCGCTCGAACTCGGCGTCGACATCGGCGGCCTCGACGCGGTCGTGCTCGACGGCTATCCGGGGACGCGGATGGCCGCCTTCCAGCAGGCCGGACGCGCGGGCCGGGGGACCGATCCCGCGCTGGTCGCGCTGGTCGCCGGCGAGGACCAGCTCGATCAGTATCTTCTCGCCCATCCGGACGCGCTGTTCGAACAAGATCCAGAACGCGCCATCGCGAACCCCGAAAACGAGCACATCCTGCCGAAACACGTGCTCGCGGCCGCCCGCGAGAACTGGTTGCATCCCGGCGACGACCGGTACTTCGGCGAGCGGTTTCCGGACGTGGTCGCCGACTTCGAATCCGCGGGCGAACTCGATCGCCGGACGACGGCTGAGGGGATCCGCTGGACCTACGCCGGCGACGGCAGCCCCCAACACGAGATGTCACTGCGGACGGCCGAAGACCGGGAGATCGTCCTGCAGGCCCGGGGCCGCGACGATCCGATCGCGACGCTGCCGTTCGGTGACGCCCTGCGGGACGCCCACCCCGGCGCGATCTATCACCATCAGGGGACGAGCTACGAGGTGACGGACCTGGATCTGCGCCACGACGTCGCCACGCTCCAGCGGACCTACGCCGGCCACTACACGCAGGTCCTGCACGACAAGGAGATCACCGTCGACCGCGACCGCGAAGAAAAGCCGTTTCCGACCCGCGAGGACGTCACTGTCAGGCTCGCGGACGTGACCATGCACAAGCAGATCACGGGCTTTGAGCGCCGGGACCGGTCGTCCGGGGAGGTTCTGGGCAGGGAGACGCTTGACCTGCCGGAGACGAGCTTGGAGACGACGGCGCTGTACTACACGCTCCCGTCGGCGCTGACCCGCCGTCTGGAGACGATGGGCGACTTCGCGGGCGGGATCCACGCCGCCGAGCACGCGATGATCTCGCTGTTCCCCTTCGAGTTCCTCTGTGATCGGCGGGACGTCGGCGGGCTCTCGACGCCGATCCACCCGCACACCGACCGCAGTACGATCTTCATCTACGACGGCTATCCCGGCGGCGTCGGGCTGGCGGAGAACGGTTACGAGGAGATCGGCAATCTCGCCTCGCGGACTCTGGAGATGCTGCGCGCCTGTGGCTGTTCGGACGGCTGTCCGGCCTGCGTGCAGTCGCCCCACTGTGGCAACGCCAACGAACCGCTGGACAAGGGCGTCGCGATCGGATTGCTTTCGGCGCTCGTCGAGTAG
- a CDS encoding transglutaminase domain-containing protein yields MTTDAAPSGREYGRAAFVLGGVLAVVLAGLLLPALVGPLEAAPLESLLSPPQPAGNGAGGQLGALDPGDSTSVGGLEGGGTAALRSQSAETHFVVESTEAAYWRTGAYDTYTGSGWDRSGDTAPYDGSIESGGLVDRTLSYRVELKRAAGALPTVWRPRSVETEAPIEVTDGRAIASSRTVDPGTTYAATSARPPDDSTTLAAAGDDYPDAIEDRYTQLPDSTPDRLGRFTDQVTDGAGSPYETAARIERWLEGNKSYSLNVSDPGGDSVASDFVFDMDEGYCEYFATSMVTMLRTQDIPARYVVGYSTGQPSGENTYTVRGMNAHAWVEVYFPDVGWVQFDPTPGRERMQAEQDALQEQNPDASSYEHTETGSPGERFSPDESGSVAEPTPEDDQDQNGNDGPDTDDGSGNETDPGGNDDGSGDETDDGQDPGRDDSVGSYEVALSDRPVPGTNVTVRVTADGSPAAGVVVLFNGDSIGETDTDGTVIGTVPYERRLNVTVRTVDGRGAPAGDLASDNRLYAGRSVPYSSPRTVRATNRTYEVPTDATLSITGTVVTGRTVTLTATVEGQAIPNATVERDGERVGVTDGDGRLDVALPDRPGSTTLSVRRGAVGGNRTLELHELELTADPRLPVALPWTGVTVTAELGNETVAGLPVSMGGERIGTTGVDGTLSASLPLSDSVSLVTTAYGQRATTTITGLWANLALVFGVLAAVPLGVVVVAYRRGISLGAALDRLVGVVLALPRYLLVALVTAADAAVDVAGRLFRNGRSTLRELWAGNLTRDAIAAAARRRIDAFAGRLRSLRPGADGRSDAGSSTARVSIRAAWAQFLAQVSVTDPETKTPGELAAHAIERDELPADAVETLRDAFRAVEYGARAPEAKLPAVQSAVERLDSTEREDER; encoded by the coding sequence ATGACGACTGACGCCGCCCCGAGCGGCCGCGAGTACGGCCGCGCCGCGTTCGTCCTCGGCGGCGTGCTCGCGGTGGTGCTGGCCGGACTGTTGCTCCCGGCGCTGGTGGGACCGCTCGAGGCGGCACCCCTCGAATCGTTGCTCTCGCCTCCGCAACCTGCCGGTAACGGGGCCGGCGGCCAACTCGGCGCGCTCGATCCGGGCGACTCGACGAGCGTCGGCGGCCTCGAGGGGGGCGGAACCGCCGCACTGCGCTCCCAGAGCGCCGAGACGCACTTCGTCGTCGAATCGACGGAGGCCGCCTACTGGCGAACGGGCGCGTACGACACCTACACCGGCAGCGGCTGGGATCGCTCCGGCGATACCGCCCCCTACGACGGATCGATCGAATCCGGCGGCCTCGTCGACCGAACGCTCTCCTATCGCGTCGAACTGAAACGCGCGGCCGGCGCGTTGCCGACGGTGTGGCGGCCGCGGTCGGTCGAGACTGAAGCGCCGATCGAGGTGACAGACGGGCGAGCGATCGCCAGTTCGCGGACCGTCGATCCCGGGACGACCTACGCGGCGACCAGCGCGCGCCCGCCTGACGATTCGACGACGCTCGCGGCCGCCGGCGACGACTATCCCGACGCGATCGAAGACCGATACACGCAGTTGCCCGACTCGACGCCCGATCGGCTGGGTCGGTTCACCGATCAGGTGACCGACGGGGCCGGATCGCCCTACGAGACCGCGGCGCGGATCGAACGCTGGCTGGAGGGTAACAAGTCCTACTCGCTGAACGTCTCCGATCCGGGCGGCGATAGCGTCGCGAGTGACTTCGTTTTCGATATGGACGAGGGGTACTGCGAGTACTTCGCGACCTCGATGGTCACGATGTTGCGCACACAGGACATTCCGGCGCGGTACGTCGTCGGCTACTCGACCGGTCAGCCGAGCGGGGAGAACACCTACACTGTCCGGGGGATGAACGCCCACGCCTGGGTCGAGGTCTACTTCCCCGACGTGGGCTGGGTACAGTTCGACCCGACGCCGGGCCGCGAGCGCATGCAGGCCGAGCAGGACGCGCTACAGGAGCAGAACCCGGACGCCAGCAGCTACGAACATACCGAGACCGGAAGCCCCGGCGAGCGGTTCAGTCCCGACGAGTCGGGATCGGTCGCAGAGCCGACGCCCGAGGACGATCAGGATCAGAACGGGAACGACGGCCCCGACACCGACGACGGGTCGGGCAACGAGACCGACCCCGGCGGAAACGACGACGGATCGGGCGACGAGACCGACGATGGACAGGACCCCGGACGGGATGACTCGGTCGGCTCCTACGAGGTCGCCCTGTCGGACCGGCCCGTGCCGGGCACGAACGTTACGGTTCGCGTCACCGCTGACGGCTCGCCGGCGGCCGGCGTGGTCGTGCTGTTCAACGGCGACTCCATCGGCGAGACCGATACGGACGGGACGGTCATCGGTACGGTCCCCTACGAGCGACGACTGAACGTGACCGTTCGAACCGTCGACGGCCGCGGCGCTCCCGCAGGCGACCTTGCGAGCGACAACCGCCTGTACGCCGGCCGATCGGTCCCCTACTCCAGCCCTCGTACGGTTCGGGCGACGAACCGGACCTACGAGGTGCCGACGGACGCGACGCTATCGATAACGGGAACGGTCGTGACCGGACGGACGGTCACGCTGACGGCGACCGTCGAGGGGCAAGCGATTCCGAACGCGACGGTCGAACGCGACGGCGAACGCGTCGGCGTGACCGACGGAGACGGGCGACTCGACGTGGCGCTTCCCGACCGGCCTGGATCGACGACGCTGTCGGTCCGACGGGGCGCGGTCGGCGGGAACCGGACGCTGGAGTTGCACGAACTCGAACTGACAGCCGATCCCCGGCTGCCGGTCGCGCTCCCCTGGACCGGCGTGACCGTCACGGCCGAACTCGGCAACGAGACGGTTGCCGGCCTGCCGGTCTCGATGGGCGGCGAGCGGATCGGCACGACCGGCGTCGACGGCACGCTGTCGGCGTCACTCCCCCTCTCCGATAGCGTCTCGCTCGTCACCACGGCCTACGGCCAGCGCGCGACGACGACGATCACTGGCCTGTGGGCCAACCTCGCGCTGGTTTTCGGCGTGCTCGCGGCGGTCCCGCTCGGTGTCGTCGTCGTGGCGTACCGGCGCGGAATCAGTCTCGGGGCCGCACTCGACCGTCTCGTCGGCGTCGTCCTCGCGCTCCCGAGATATCTGCTCGTCGCGCTCGTCACGGCCGCGGACGCGGCTGTCGACGTCGCCGGTCGCCTGTTTCGAAACGGGCGTTCGACGCTGCGCGAGCTGTGGGCCGGCAATCTGACGCGCGACGCGATCGCGGCGGCCGCTCGACGGCGGATCGACGCGTTCGCCGGTCGCCTGCGGTCGCTTCGACCGGGGGCCGACGGTCGGTCGGACGCCGGCAGTTCGACGGCGCGAGTCTCGATCCGTGCGGCCTGGGCGCAGTTCCTCGCACAGGTGTCGGTTACCGACCCCGAGACGAAGACGCCGGGCGAACTCGCGGCCCACGCGATCGAGCGGGACGAACTCCCGGCCGACGCGGTCGAGACGCTCAGAGACGCCTTCCGGGCGGTCGAGTACGGCGCTCGCGCGCCCGAAGCGAAACTCCCCGCCGTCCAGTCGGCGGTCGAACGGCTGGACAGCACCGAACGGGAGGACGAGCGATGA
- a CDS encoding DUF7269 family protein yields the protein MRVRSVAGAVGLLGALLALGLVAAPQSATSIRPVALLAETLPVDRADLLVTGLGAVVGLVAATLAYSLSGDGGAGPLVEQPPEAVNARTPSRPGRAFDRHLEGNFDASDTDERVRVVLREAAIETLVRQDGMQPENARTAVDRGRWTDDRVAAAFLGTPAQSLGARLRRWLDPDRERRRRANRTIEAIERGQQ from the coding sequence ATGAGGGTCCGGAGCGTCGCCGGGGCCGTCGGACTGCTTGGGGCGTTGCTCGCGCTCGGGCTAGTCGCCGCGCCGCAGTCCGCCACGTCGATCCGACCAGTCGCCCTGCTGGCGGAGACGCTGCCGGTCGATCGCGCCGATCTGCTGGTGACCGGACTCGGGGCGGTCGTCGGTCTCGTGGCGGCGACGCTCGCGTACTCGCTCAGCGGCGACGGGGGAGCCGGACCGCTGGTCGAGCAGCCCCCGGAAGCCGTCAACGCGCGGACGCCCTCCCGTCCCGGCCGGGCGTTCGACCGACACCTCGAGGGCAACTTCGACGCGAGCGACACCGACGAGCGCGTCCGGGTGGTGCTTCGTGAGGCGGCGATCGAGACGCTCGTCAGACAGGACGGTATGCAACCCGAGAACGCCCGGACGGCCGTCGACCGCGGTCGCTGGACGGACGACCGCGTCGCCGCGGCGTTTCTGGGCACACCCGCGCAATCGCTGGGCGCGCGCTTGCGCCGCTGGCTCGACCCCGACCGCGAACGCCGACGGCGGGCGAACCGCACGATCGAGGCCATCGAGCGGGGACAACAGTGA
- a CDS encoding DUF7519 family protein yields the protein MIDQRPTRFSTVIAVAVPVAATAALVRAVGLERQTAYAAIGAVAVAIVLGLLATERLRPVGAALVGPVFPVVALAVIAGGGIALVGQLRNALPIGSAFVVGGAALTAFGAVLAVRDSLSRDVLARAVASGLRATAVMGLAMAVALSIRFAPVRSEAATALEGLAGWVFEPTAAFPLASFLTLSIAVLYLTRATVRALPLAALLGDRLADARETLKQADRTLKLSIMALVATALGALLLEVTAPDPYVWVPDGVEGVLGTLTGSTQLRQLLVAVLVVDGLLLASATSLKRAYRGSGRAALLAVVPYFGGGVVVAAVVRYREPFVSTLVEQALNRLPAQLASPFDALVSRLVAVYGEAALALMIVTALSGLTLVVLLALFVSSALGLLADRAGGVALAASGTVLTTAFAATIGVDLRLALAGAVGAFIAWDVGSFGAGLGRELGARASTARIELVHGGATVLVGIGAVGMTIAADRSLESVGVSETLAVPALVAATVGLLLLVIASR from the coding sequence GTGATCGACCAGCGCCCGACGCGGTTCAGTACCGTCATCGCCGTGGCCGTCCCGGTCGCCGCGACCGCCGCGCTCGTCCGCGCCGTCGGGCTGGAGCGGCAGACCGCCTACGCGGCGATCGGTGCCGTCGCGGTCGCGATCGTGCTGGGGTTGCTCGCCACCGAGCGTCTCCGGCCGGTCGGTGCCGCGCTCGTCGGCCCCGTCTTCCCCGTCGTCGCGCTCGCCGTGATCGCCGGTGGGGGGATCGCGCTCGTCGGCCAACTGCGCAACGCGCTCCCGATCGGGTCCGCGTTCGTCGTCGGCGGAGCGGCCCTGACGGCGTTCGGTGCCGTACTGGCGGTCCGCGACTCGCTCTCACGCGACGTGCTAGCACGTGCCGTCGCGAGCGGGCTGCGCGCGACAGCCGTCATGGGACTCGCAATGGCAGTCGCGCTTTCGATCCGGTTCGCTCCAGTACGTTCCGAGGCTGCGACCGCCCTCGAGGGACTGGCGGGATGGGTGTTCGAACCGACGGCCGCGTTCCCGCTCGCGTCGTTTCTGACGCTGTCGATCGCCGTCCTGTATCTGACGCGGGCCACCGTTCGCGCGCTCCCGCTCGCGGCACTGCTCGGCGACCGTCTCGCCGACGCCCGGGAGACGCTGAAACAGGCCGATCGGACGCTCAAACTGTCTATAATGGCGCTCGTGGCGACGGCGCTGGGGGCGCTGCTGCTAGAGGTGACGGCCCCGGATCCCTACGTCTGGGTCCCGGACGGAGTCGAGGGCGTGCTCGGCACTCTGACAGGGTCGACGCAACTCCGTCAGCTGTTGGTCGCCGTGCTGGTCGTCGACGGGCTGTTGCTTGCGAGCGCGACGTCCCTCAAGCGGGCGTATCGGGGCTCCGGCCGGGCGGCGCTGCTCGCTGTCGTACCGTACTTCGGCGGTGGCGTGGTCGTCGCGGCGGTGGTTCGATACCGGGAGCCGTTCGTCTCGACGCTGGTCGAACAGGCCCTCAACCGGCTGCCAGCCCAACTCGCCAGCCCGTTCGACGCGCTGGTCTCACGGCTCGTCGCCGTCTACGGTGAGGCCGCGCTCGCGTTGATGATCGTGACTGCGCTGTCCGGGCTGACACTCGTCGTTTTGCTCGCGCTGTTCGTGAGCAGCGCGCTCGGCCTGCTCGCCGATCGAGCCGGCGGGGTGGCACTGGCGGCCAGCGGAACCGTCCTCACGACGGCGTTTGCCGCGACGATCGGCGTCGACCTCCGGCTCGCGCTGGCCGGAGCAGTCGGGGCGTTCATCGCCTGGGACGTCGGCTCGTTCGGTGCCGGGCTCGGCCGTGAACTCGGTGCGCGAGCGAGCACTGCCAGGATCGAGCTGGTTCATGGCGGCGCAACGGTACTGGTGGGCATCGGGGCAGTCGGAATGACGATCGCGGCCGACCGATCGCTCGAGTCGGTTGGCGTCAGCGAGACGCTGGCCGTGCCGGCGCTCGTCGCCGCGACCGTCGGCCTGCTGTTGCTCGTGATCGCGAGCCGCTAG
- a CDS encoding AAA family ATPase, translated as MDAQDASCACRSVLERVGEAVIADEQFLETVLIGVLARGHVLLEDVPGTGKTLTARSFADALGLSFQRVQFTPDLLPADITGSNIYDKSTGQFEFSPGPVFANVVLADEINRAPPKTQAALLEAMGERQVTVDGETHELPEPFFVIATQNPIEQEGTFALPEAQRDRFAVKAELGYPDRAGERELIDRRADRDAKMPSVRSVLEGQSVTDLQDVPETVRVDEKIRDYVVDLGRATREDERVDVGVSPRGVQRLFETARASAVVAGREYVVPDDVKRVAGPTLRHRLVLTAEASVRGVRPADALDDVLDRVAVPAVADD; from the coding sequence ATGGACGCTCAGGACGCCTCATGTGCCTGCCGGAGCGTGCTCGAACGGGTGGGCGAAGCTGTCATCGCCGACGAGCAGTTCCTCGAGACGGTATTAATCGGCGTGCTCGCTCGCGGCCACGTGCTACTCGAGGACGTCCCCGGCACGGGCAAAACACTGACGGCCAGGAGTTTCGCGGACGCGCTCGGCCTATCCTTCCAGCGAGTCCAGTTCACGCCGGACCTCCTGCCGGCGGACATCACCGGGTCGAATATTTACGACAAGTCGACCGGACAGTTCGAGTTCTCGCCCGGCCCCGTCTTTGCGAACGTCGTGCTGGCCGACGAGATCAACCGCGCCCCGCCGAAGACCCAGGCTGCACTGCTGGAAGCGATGGGCGAGCGACAGGTCACCGTCGACGGCGAGACACACGAGCTGCCGGAGCCGTTTTTCGTCATCGCGACTCAGAACCCCATCGAGCAGGAGGGAACCTTCGCGCTTCCGGAGGCCCAGCGCGACCGGTTCGCCGTCAAGGCCGAACTCGGGTATCCCGACCGCGCCGGCGAGCGCGAACTGATCGATCGGCGAGCCGACCGGGACGCCAAGATGCCCAGCGTCCGGTCCGTTCTCGAGGGGCAGTCGGTCACCGACCTGCAGGACGTCCCCGAGACGGTCCGGGTCGACGAGAAGATCCGCGACTACGTCGTCGATCTGGGACGGGCGACCCGCGAGGACGAGCGCGTCGACGTCGGCGTCTCGCCGCGAGGCGTCCAGCGGCTGTTCGAGACGGCCCGCGCCAGCGCTGTCGTGGCGGGCCGCGAGTACGTCGTCCCGGACGACGTCAAGCGCGTCGCCGGGCCGACGCTCCGTCACCGGCTGGTGCTCACCGCAGAGGCCAGCGTCCGGGGTGTCCGGCCGGCAGACGCCCTCGACGATGTCCTCGATCGCGTCGCGGTCCCCGCGGTCGCCGACGACTAG
- a CDS encoding DUF58 domain-containing protein → MTRYSHHRWSVGLAGALAFVAIGLLYGSSEPLLLAVVPLSYVAYGALSRYPEPTLDIERSLSPSAPTPGSTVTVQVTVTNGGDRTLPDLRVVDGVPDELAVTDGTPRAGLAIPAGESRSFTYGVMAKRGEYAFDSPVVRTRSISGSRVVTTDVEPGGATTLSCSTTVDRTPIDRTARRRTGTLPTDSGGPGLEFYSTREYRPGDPVSRLDWRRLARTDELSTIDFREEQATRLIVLVDVRPPARIAPRPGYPTGAGLAAYAGERVYEALRSGGHQVGVSVLGLDAGDRPGHGAGLPWVEPPAEGGSVAAARALFEAAAGVESDANAVPDPVMREWTGNATAVRDPAVGQQAARGDADEPARRDRADEPDRVEQLLARLPPGAQVLLVSPLLDDEPSELTETLLSRGVPVTVLSPDVTVSDTPGSRVAALRRRNTVTSLQFRGVTVVEWPPNESLEVVIDRSLPEVVP, encoded by the coding sequence GTGACGCGATACAGCCATCACCGCTGGAGCGTCGGGCTCGCGGGGGCGCTTGCGTTCGTCGCCATCGGGCTCCTGTACGGCTCGTCGGAACCGCTTCTGCTCGCCGTCGTCCCGCTGTCGTACGTCGCGTACGGCGCGCTCTCGCGGTATCCGGAGCCGACCCTCGATATCGAGCGATCGCTGTCGCCGTCGGCCCCGACGCCGGGATCGACGGTGACGGTGCAGGTGACGGTGACCAACGGCGGCGATCGGACACTGCCCGACCTGCGCGTCGTCGACGGCGTCCCGGACGAACTGGCGGTCACAGACGGGACGCCGCGGGCGGGGCTGGCGATCCCCGCCGGCGAGTCGCGGTCGTTCACCTACGGGGTGATGGCAAAGCGCGGCGAGTACGCGTTCGACTCGCCGGTCGTTCGGACGCGGTCGATCAGCGGTTCACGGGTCGTCACGACCGATGTCGAACCGGGCGGTGCGACGACGCTGTCCTGTTCGACGACGGTCGATCGGACGCCGATCGATCGGACGGCCCGCCGTCGAACCGGGACGCTGCCGACCGACTCCGGCGGCCCGGGTCTGGAGTTCTACTCGACGCGGGAGTACCGGCCGGGCGACCCGGTCAGCCGGCTGGACTGGCGGCGACTCGCCCGCACCGACGAACTCTCGACGATCGACTTCCGCGAGGAGCAGGCCACGCGCCTGATTGTCCTCGTCGACGTGCGACCGCCCGCCAGAATCGCGCCCCGGCCCGGCTATCCGACCGGAGCCGGACTCGCCGCGTACGCCGGCGAGCGCGTCTACGAGGCGCTCAGGTCGGGTGGCCATCAGGTCGGCGTGTCCGTGCTCGGTCTCGATGCGGGCGACCGACCGGGACACGGCGCAGGACTGCCGTGGGTCGAACCGCCAGCCGAGGGCGGCTCGGTCGCGGCCGCGCGAGCGCTGTTCGAGGCGGCCGCCGGCGTCGAGAGCGACGCGAACGCGGTTCCCGATCCCGTGATGCGCGAGTGGACCGGCAACGCCACTGCCGTGCGCGACCCCGCTGTCGGCCAGCAGGCAGCGCGCGGTGACGCTGACGAACCAGCGAGGCGCGACCGTGCTGACGAGCCGGACCGCGTCGAACAGCTGCTCGCCAGACTCCCGCCCGGCGCGCAGGTCCTGCTGGTGTCGCCGCTGCTCGACGACGAGCCGTCCGAGTTGACGGAGACGCTGTTGAGCCGCGGCGTTCCGGTGACGGTCCTGAGCCCGGACGTGACCGTCTCGGACACGCCAGGTAGCCGCGTGGCGGCGCTGCGCCGCCGAAACACAGTCACGTCGCTGCAGTTTCGCGGCGTGACCGTCGTCGAGTGGCCGCCGAACGAGTCGCTGGAGGTCGTCATCGACCGCTCGTTACCGGAGGTGGTCCCGTGA